In Oryza sativa Japonica Group chromosome 11, ASM3414082v1, the following are encoded in one genomic region:
- the LOC4351036 gene encoding disease resistance protein PIK6-NP-like → MAELTAGAVSSLLGLIRNAELMMSGRAKEDMQFIKDEMDSINGTLMYLTENKASHNDQVRVWMRQVRDIAYVADDCITLYRRDLTPPEPGFWPWLRHVPTWLSTVPTRHRLAKKIHELKDRVRDVGERRQRYGVVGEIPTKNAASSSGHGSQTAPSSDAAAATAAADARADEEDDDQNHAATATVVDGRPDRRRALEPRTLEDYCCENLHKWLKEFNTKRGSMVPFIAVEAPRPEDAAAVSSIVSYVAAEAAGFNPAVWVNLPLLHAEFDLPLEPWEILCYILGELKPRSQPVQAQGSRDKRKQKQEEGGKDDKAMGSDDDDDNLQSQASDEKWQVFDEMWEEIEKRNFDDRIEQLKTKIDSIKDKKTTNEIEKTVRSQEKVNLNALVYNKPLGILFLALLPPMPNDVKSVRRALRTLASGEANIIRKIAEALKIHMEVSEVNKIHLSKKQYVNILREVFPTVSSTPLKQDKSTTKSTALGPSAAATMLGKDQIKEIVHKAILDKQLEKHLEVADAIEETKNKIGDIKEKIKVQLVIQGIVDKIKDHLEKDKRTLIILQDDKGFLSSCEETTMNALSLLGYTCADAMVVVITKESQVANKFCYPPREPITYSIAGLYHDTVLQLTSQQAKQNNNYNSQLFRDILDKCDPDEFCMKMFAHALYAEPNRSNNDLRELYKTLVPQKSLASNASKASPEPDKSNDSTQLVSEESSLCNNAKKIFEFSYNDMPTEYLSCLLYLAIFPQGQSIRRSTLQARWVVEGLITGKDDWPSADCAVRNAERCFDVLIDRWLVYPGDVTAAGKVKSCMVDNLVHEFITKAAKEKQFVKESQLHHLAHHFSIFCNLRLRRSDNIEKFMQNLKYFSPYLQLLKVLDLEGCQSFDKNNHYLEDICNKVLLLKYLSLKDTNVAHLPNAINNLHELEVLDIRQAKVPEIDTNSIMLFNLKRLLAGQVYPSPRYNSTGMYLKRHEETISSSVRIPRKIEKMVKMEVMYSVNVSRDGNMLTEIGKLRQLRKLGVVIDDHDGHLRKLLQVISDLSGSLRSLSITLIGTGSEQAPSSEETSADCLKQHPKLLESLSISGVIDKVQLLPLLAIGQGNRNLAKVTISGTMLKQEDLKKDIAKLHNLCCFRLRHRSYDDEKITFEENEFLELKYLIIEGTNMMSIIFKQGAAPKIEKIILSFTSTTHIAGIVDLPNLKELELKGNNNDRKLVACLAGAPHLSRLTLDGTLLDLNELKILAELPSLRSLILLQQSCVRSSLNFNNGEFSKLNLLVVNCSNITSISFTDEGAAPKLEKITWSFTTKMLSLSGICYLPQLKELELNGKIIPDQVIQDIKEHKNKPIFNHQ, encoded by the coding sequence atggctgaGCTCACGGCGGGCGCCGTGAGCTCGCTGTTGGGCCTCATCCGCAACGCGGAGCTGATGATGTCGGGCCGCGCCAAGGAGGACATGCAGTTCATCAAGGATGAGATGGACAGCATCAACGGCACCCTCATGTACCTCACCGAGAATAAGGCCTCCCACAACGACCAGGTCCGGGTGTGGATGAGGCAGGTCCGTGATATCGCCTACGTCGCCGACGACTGCATCACGCTCTACCGCCGCGACCTCACCCCGCCGGAGCCGGGCTTCTGGCCCTGGCTCCGCCACGTCCCGACGTGGCTGAGCACGGTGCCCACCCGCCATCGCCTCGCCAAGAAGATCCACGAGCTCAAGGACCGTGTCCGCgacgtcggcgagcggcggcagaggTATGGAGTGGTGGGGGAGATCCCGACGAAGAATGCGGCGTCTTCTTCCGGCCACGGGTCTCAGACGGCGCCGTCTTCTGATGCTGCGGCGGCCACAGCTGCAGCTGATGCTCGAGCAGATGAAGAGGACGACGACCAGAATCATGCAGCAACGGCGACCGTCGTCGATGGTCGTCCTGACCGCCGAAGAGCTCTAGAGCCTCGCACTCTAGAGGACTACTGCTGCGAGAACCTGCACAAGTGGCTCAAGGAATTCAACACAAAGAGGGGTTCAATGGTGCCATTTATCGCTGTTGAGGCACCGCGTCCAGAggatgccgccgccgtttcTTCAATAGTCTCGTatgtggcggcggaggcagctgGTTTCAATCCCGCAGTCTGGGTCAATCTCCCGCTGCTGCACGCGGAATTTGATCTGCCACTTGAACCCTGGGAAATTCTCTGCTACATCCTGGGGGAGCTCAAGCCTCGATCCCAGCCCGTACAAGCACAAGGCAGCAGAGATAAACGCAAGCAGAagcaggaggagggaggcaaagaTGACAAGGCCATGGgcagtgacgacgacgacgacaaccttCAATCGCAAGCCTCCGATGAAAAATGGCAAGTGTTTGATGAAATGTGGGAAGAGATAGAAAAAAGGAATTTCGACGACCGCATTGAACAACTCAAGACGAAGATCGACAGCATCAAGGACAAGAAAACGACCAATGAAATCGAGAAAACGGTGAGAAGCCAAGAAAAGGTTAATCTCAACGCTCTTGTCTACAATAAACCTTTGGGCATACTTTTCCTGGCATTGCTGCCTCCCATGCCAAATGATGTAAAGTCGGTGAGGCGTGCCCTGCGTACCTTAGCATCGGGCGAGGCGAATATTATCAGAAAAATTGCAGAGGCGCTTAAAATTCATATGGAAGTATCAGAGGTGAACAAGATTCATCTCAGTAAGAAGCAATATGTAAACATCCTGAGGGAAGTGTTCCCGACAGTCAGCAGCACGCCACTGAAGCAGGATAAATCTACCACCAAGTCCACTGCACTAGGACCAAGTGCTGCTGCTACTATGTTAGGCAAGGATCAAATCAAAGAAATTGTCCACAAGGCTATACTAGACAAGCAATTGGAGAAGCACTTGGAAGTGGCTGATGCTATTGAAGAAACTAAGAACAAGATAGGGGATATCAAGGAGAAGATTAAAGTCCAGCTGGTGATCCAAGGGATTGTGGACAAGATCAAAGACCATTTGGAGAAGGATAAAAGGACCCTGATTATCCTCCAAGATGATAAAGGCTTCTTGTCTTCGTGCGAGGAGACCACCATGAATGCTTTAAGCCTACTGGGTTACACTTGCGCTGATGCAATGGTCGTGGTTATCACAAAGGAAAGCCAAGTGGCCAATAAATTTTGCTATCCACCGCGAGAGCCTATTACCTATTCTATTGCTGGTCTCTATCATGATACCGTGCTCCAGCTTACAAGTCAGCAGGCGAAACAAAACAATAACTACAATTCCCAGCTTTTCCGTGACATCTTGGACAAGTGTGATCCAGATGAGTTCTGCATGAAGATGTTTGCTCATGCTTTGTATGCTGAACCCAATAGGAGCAACAATGATCTGCGCGAGTTGTATAAAACCCTGGTTCCACAAAAATCGCTAGCCAGTAATGCTTCCAAGGCTAGTCCTGAGCCTGACAAAAGCAATGACAGCACCCAACTGGTCTCAGAAGAATCATCGTTGTGCAACAATGCTAAGAAGATAttcgagttctcctacaacgaCATGCCTACAGAATACTTGTCCTGCTTGCTGTACCTAGCTATCTTCCCTCAAGGCCAAAGCATCAGGAGATCAACCTTACAAGCACGGTGGGTTGTAGAAGGGCTGATAACCGGGAAGGACGATTGGCCTAGTGCAGACTGTGCGGTGCGTAATGCTGAGAGATGTTTTGACGTGCTCATCGATCGGTGGCTTGTTTATCCAGGGGATGTTACCGCTGCAGGAAAGGTCAAGAGCTGCATGGTAGACAATCTTGTTCATGAGTTCATCACCAAGGCTGCCAAGGAGAAACAATTTGTGAAGGAAAGCCAATTGCATCACTTGGCTCACCACTTTTCTATTTTTTGCAATCTCCGACTCCGCCGCTCTGACAACATCGAAAAGTTCATGCAAAATCTCAAGTATTTTTCACCTTATTTGCAACTGCTCAAGGTGCTGGATCTAGAAGGCTGCCAATCATTTGACAAGAACAACCACTACCTCGAAGACATCTGCAACAAAGTTTTACTGCTTAAGTATCTGAGCCTAAAGGACACAAATGTTGCCCACCTGCCCAATGCTATCAATAACCTTCATGAGCTGGAGGTATTAGATATCCGGCAAGCCAAGGTACCTGAGATTGACACAAACTCTATCATGCTTTTCAATCTGAAGCGACTACTGGCAGGTCAAGTTTATCCAAGCCCAAGATACAATAGCACCGGCATGTATCTCAAACGACATGAAGAGACAATATCATCCAGTGTGCGGATTCCTCGCAAGATTGAGAAAATGGTTAAAATGGAAGTAATGTATAGTGTCAACGTTTCACGGGATGGTAATATGTTGACAGAGATTGGAAAGCTACGGCAACTAAGAAAGCTTGGTGTGGTTATCGACGACCATGATGGTCACCTCAGGAAGTTGCTTCAGGTGATCAGTGACCTGAGTGGGTCCCTCCGGTCTTTATCGATCACTCTAATTGGAACAGGAAGTGAGCAGGCTCCTTCCAGCGAAGAGACATCTGCAGATTGCTTGAAACAACATCCCAAGCTTCTAGAGAGCTTAAGCATCAGTGGAGTGATAGACAAGGTGCAGCTTCTACCATTGTTGGCCATAGGTCAGGGCAACCGTAACCTTGCCAAGGTAACTATTAGTGGGACCATGCTGAAGCAAGAGGATCTGAAAAAAGACATCGCCAAGCTCCACAATCTATGCTGTTTTAGGCTCAGGCATCGATCATACGACGATGAGAAAATCACTTTTGAAGAGAATGAGTTCCTGGAACTCAAATACCTTATCATAGAGGGCACCAACATGATGAGCATTATATTTAAACAAGGAGCAGCCCCTAAGATTGAGAAGATTATCCTGTCCTTCACGTCCACAACTCATATTGCTGGAATTGTTGACCTTCCAAACCTGAAGGAGCTTGAGCTGAAAGGGAATAATAATGATCGGAAGCTTGTTGCATGTCTTGCCGGTGCTCCTCACCTTTCCAGGTTAACACTCGATGGTACCTTGCTGGATCTCAATGAACTGAAAATACTGGCCGAGCTACCAAGCTTGCGCAGCCTCATTCTCCTGCAACAGTCTTGCGTCAGAAGTAGCCTCAACTTCAACAATGGTGAGTTCAGCAAGCTCAACCTCCTTGTTGTTAATTGCTCGAACATCACCAGCATCAGCTTCACAGACGAAGGAGCAGCACCTAAGCTCGAGAAGATCACCTGGTCCTTCACTACCAAGATGTTGTCCCTCTCTGGCATCTGCTACCTTCCGCAACTGAAGGAGCTCGAGCTCAACGGTAAAATTATCCCTGATCAGGTGATACAAGACATTAAGGAACATAAAAACAAACCTATTTTTAATCACCAGTAA